A stretch of Microbulbifer sp. SAOS-129_SWC DNA encodes these proteins:
- a CDS encoding LytTR family DNA-binding domain-containing protein, whose product MSALGVLIVDDEPLARARLARQLQGLEHCALLGEAADAEAALAQVEALDPDLVLLDIEMPGRSGLALAEQLSARANPPALIFCTAHDEFALPAFATRAAGYLLKPVSREQLAAAIERARSLSKPQRKALDSTATTAPDSGRRQIKAVSRRGVELLAVEAIRCFVADSKYVVAHHSGGETILDESLKELEQEFGQQFVRVHRGALVGVAHIAGLQRDGSNFRVQLHGVDVRPQVSRRLLAGIKALIEEMA is encoded by the coding sequence ATGAGCGCGCTCGGCGTACTGATCGTCGACGACGAGCCCCTCGCCCGCGCGCGCCTCGCGCGCCAGCTGCAGGGGCTGGAACACTGCGCGCTGCTCGGCGAGGCCGCGGATGCCGAGGCGGCACTGGCACAGGTGGAGGCGTTAGATCCCGACCTGGTGCTGCTGGATATCGAAATGCCCGGCCGCAGCGGCCTGGCACTGGCGGAACAACTGTCCGCGCGCGCCAATCCGCCGGCCCTGATCTTCTGCACCGCCCACGATGAATTCGCCCTGCCGGCCTTCGCCACCCGCGCCGCCGGCTATCTGTTGAAACCCGTCAGCCGCGAGCAGCTGGCCGCGGCGATCGAGCGTGCGCGCAGCCTCAGCAAGCCGCAGCGCAAGGCGCTCGACAGTACCGCGACCACTGCGCCCGATTCCGGCCGCCGCCAGATCAAGGCGGTCAGCCGTCGCGGCGTCGAGCTGCTGGCGGTGGAGGCGATCCGCTGTTTCGTCGCCGACAGCAAATATGTGGTCGCGCACCACAGCGGCGGCGAGACGATTCTCGACGAGTCGCTGAAAGAGCTGGAGCAGGAATTCGGCCAGCAATTCGTGCGTGTACACCGCGGCGCGCTGGTCGGTGTAGCGCATATCGCCGGCCTGCAGCGCGACGGCTCCAACTTCCGCGTGCAGTTGCACGGTGTGGATGTCAGGCCGCAGGTGAGCCGGCGGCTGCTGGCCGGGATCAAGGCGCTGATCGAGGAAATGGCCTGA
- a CDS encoding amidohydrolase, whose amino-acid sequence MKTIITGLTLALSLLLGACGDDTDADRIYINGAVITVDAHNTVAAALAVRGKKIIAVGSDAQIRALAGPDTDVVDLHGRALLPGFIAAHEHPAISAVFYHFTDMSGFSHDGADSAWQALQDAVDAASAGEWVYAMGLDPVLLPGLQTPTRAQLDRIAPHNPVFIISQSLHNAWVNSAALAAMHIDANSPPPGEGSYYGRDADGGLNGALIEKPALEPFLEPHKSPLKVIPAYSAVLSDLRRAGYTSVVAPGFNLPPLAAHWASLQHLQPHIRQFMYYRGDNLKYLDGSPQAGSDYFRVLGAKFWYDGSPYSGSMVLEQPYLDSALARQLGIAAGSRGAAVVSRQELSADIADLQRRGWHTATHVQGDRAARDFIAAVRQVWDALPAAGREAFRARRHRLEHGLLLDRDLLPAMAEFGITPSFHINHLYYYGDALRSQLLGAARTAKILPVKSAFALGLHPTLHADSPMFPAEPFSLMQTAITRRSRAGTVIGADEAITRAQALRAMTINGAWQVGEEDRLGSLEVGKQADLVIVDRNPLTTPAAQWRSLKVEKSILAGE is encoded by the coding sequence GTGAAAACAATAATAACCGGGCTGACTCTCGCACTTTCGCTGTTGCTCGGCGCTTGCGGCGACGACACCGACGCCGACCGCATCTATATCAACGGCGCGGTGATTACTGTCGATGCACACAACACCGTGGCCGCGGCGCTGGCGGTGCGCGGCAAGAAGATTATCGCCGTGGGCAGCGATGCGCAGATTCGCGCGCTGGCCGGGCCCGACACCGACGTTGTCGACCTGCACGGCCGCGCACTGTTGCCCGGCTTTATCGCCGCCCACGAACACCCGGCGATCAGCGCGGTGTTTTACCACTTTACCGATATGAGCGGATTCAGCCACGACGGCGCCGACAGCGCCTGGCAGGCCCTGCAAGACGCGGTAGATGCCGCGTCTGCCGGCGAGTGGGTTTACGCCATGGGCCTGGATCCGGTACTGCTCCCCGGGCTGCAGACACCGACGCGCGCGCAGCTGGATCGCATCGCCCCCCACAATCCGGTATTCATTATTTCCCAGAGCCTGCACAACGCCTGGGTCAATTCCGCCGCGCTGGCGGCGATGCATATCGACGCGAACTCGCCGCCGCCGGGCGAAGGTTCCTACTACGGCCGCGATGCCGACGGGGGTTTGAATGGCGCGCTGATCGAGAAGCCGGCGCTGGAACCGTTCCTGGAACCGCACAAAAGCCCGTTAAAGGTCATTCCCGCCTACAGCGCGGTGCTGTCAGACCTGCGGCGCGCCGGTTACACCAGCGTGGTGGCACCGGGATTCAACCTGCCACCGCTGGCCGCCCACTGGGCCTCGCTGCAGCACCTGCAGCCGCACATCCGCCAGTTCATGTACTACCGCGGCGACAACCTCAAATACCTCGACGGCAGCCCGCAGGCCGGCAGTGACTATTTTCGCGTACTGGGTGCCAAGTTCTGGTACGACGGCTCGCCCTACAGCGGCAGCATGGTGCTGGAGCAGCCCTATCTCGACAGCGCGCTGGCGCGGCAGCTGGGTATTGCCGCCGGCAGTCGCGGCGCGGCGGTGGTGAGCCGGCAGGAGCTGAGCGCGGATATCGCCGATTTGCAGCGGCGCGGCTGGCACACCGCCACCCACGTGCAGGGCGACCGCGCGGCGCGGGATTTTATCGCCGCGGTGCGGCAGGTGTGGGACGCGCTGCCGGCGGCTGGACGGGAGGCATTCCGCGCCCGCCGCCACCGCCTCGAACACGGCCTGCTGCTGGACCGGGATCTGCTGCCGGCGATGGCCGAGTTCGGCATTACCCCCAGTTTCCATATCAACCACCTGTACTACTACGGCGATGCGCTGCGTAGCCAATTACTCGGCGCTGCGCGCACAGCAAAGATCCTGCCAGTAAAGAGCGCCTTCGCACTGGGGCTGCACCCCACCCTGCACGCCGACAGCCCCATGTTTCCAGCGGAGCCGTTCAGCCTGATGCAGACCGCCATCACCCGCCGTTCCCGCGCGGGTACCGTCATCGGCGCGGATGAAGCCATCACCCGCGCGCAGGCGCTGCGCGCCATGACCATCAACGGCGCCTGGCAGGTGGGAGAGGAGGATCGGCTAGGCAGCCTGGAAGTGGGCAAGCAGGCCGACCTGGTCATCGTCGACCGCAATCCGCTGACGACGCCGGCGGCGCAGTGGCGCTCACTGAAGGTAGAGAAGAGCATCCTGGCAGGGGAATAA
- a CDS encoding SDR family oxidoreductase has protein sequence MQKIALITGASRGIGAATAQLLAARGYDLCISYRERAETAEKLAAQLRALGGRAIAARADISREADVEQLFRTVDEQLGPLTALVNNAGILLPQTRAENMTAARINTILHTNVTGTLLCCREAIRRMSTARGGNGGAIVNVSSMAARSGSPDEYIDYAASKGAVDSMTVGLAKELAGAGIRVNGVRPGPTHTEMHVDGGEPDRIERVRARIPLGRGAEPAEVATAIGWLLGDDATYVTGAFIDVSGGA, from the coding sequence ATGCAAAAAATTGCCCTGATTACCGGCGCCAGTCGCGGCATCGGCGCGGCCACCGCGCAGCTGCTGGCCGCGCGCGGCTACGATCTCTGCATCAGTTACCGCGAGCGCGCGGAAACCGCCGAAAAGCTCGCGGCCCAGTTGCGCGCATTGGGCGGCAGGGCAATTGCCGCACGCGCAGATATCTCGCGGGAAGCCGACGTGGAGCAGCTGTTCCGCACCGTCGACGAACAACTCGGGCCGCTCACCGCCCTGGTCAACAACGCCGGCATACTGCTGCCGCAGACCCGCGCCGAAAACATGACCGCCGCGCGCATCAATACAATCCTGCACACCAATGTCACCGGCACCCTGCTCTGCTGCCGCGAGGCGATCCGGCGCATGTCGACGGCGCGCGGCGGCAACGGTGGCGCCATCGTCAATGTCTCCTCGATGGCCGCGCGCAGCGGCTCGCCGGACGAATATATCGACTACGCGGCCAGCAAGGGCGCGGTGGACTCGATGACGGTTGGCCTGGCAAAAGAACTCGCCGGCGCGGGCATCCGCGTCAACGGCGTGCGCCCCGGCCCGACGCACACGGAAATGCACGTGGACGGCGGCGAGCCGGATCGCATCGAGCGGGTCCGGGCGAGAATCCCGCTCGGCCGCGGCGCCGAACCAGCGGAGGTGGCCACCGCCATCGGCTGGCTGCTCGGCGATGACGCCACCTACGTGACCGGCGCCTTTATCGATGTCAGCGGCGGCGCCTGA